The sequence AGTGAGAGCTGTTGCCTCTGAGGATCTTGTTTTTTCGAAGATAAAGAATGATAAGGTGAAGTTAGGTGGGTCTGATTTGGAGGTTACAAGGCTTGGAATTGGTGCTTGGTCTTGGGGTGATACCAGCTACTGGAACAACTTTGAATGGGATGGTACGTACGTATATGCTTCTGCTGCAAAATTTTAAATCACTGATCAATTCTTTTTATAGAAGATGATATGGTAGAATTAATCATGACTAATATTGGATTATGCTTTTGTTGttgttcctcttcttctttttttatgaattgcTTTATTCAGTTTTGTATCCTCACAagtcacatgttttttttttaggtttttttttatgcatattgGTTTGCTTTAGACTCCAATTCTTATGtgtaatacaaaaatatatgttgTCGCTGAGAATTGCCATGTTCGTTTTACTAAGAAATTATGCAGGTTTTATGCTGGATTTTGTTAATGAAatgattgcattttttattgCTCATTGAACTTATGGATACATTCAGAACTCCCATCTGTTTAAATTTGCTGATTTCCCCAACTTCAGTACCATCCTCATTTTGACATCTTAGTTCTTACAGATAATGCTTCTTAAATTTTATGGCCTCCCGTTTTATGTATTTGCTCCACAAGTGCGCTACATGTTTGTCTTTGTAACTAAATGCTGTCTGAATTTCTTCTCCGTGAAATATGTTAAACGTTTCCTCTGCTTTGCAATGACGGCAGATAGGAAAATGAAGGCTGCTAAAGCAGCTTTTGACACAAGTGTTGATTGCGGTATAACTTTCTTTGATACTGCTGAAGTTTATGGATCTAGGGTGAGAAGtggatattattttgaatttcttctcaCTAAACAGCAATGGGAAACTTACAGACATCAGTGTGTATTTGGCAGTTCTCATTTGGAGCCATAAATTCCGAAACTCTTCTAGGAAGGTACATTATTAAAATTGAGCTATGATGTCCATCTGCTATAAGATCAGTATCAATGATTTTCAGCTTAGTTTATCTTATCATCTGAATTTCATTGGTTGCTTAAAGATTTATCAAGGAAAGGAAAGTAAAAGACCCTGAAGTGGAGGTAGCTGTTGCAACTAAATATGCAGCATTGCCATGGAGGCTGGGACGTCAGAGTGTTCTAACTGCCCTTAAGGATTCCCTCAATCGCCTTGGACTTTCTTCGGTAGAGCTATATCAACTCCATTGGTAGGCACTTTAACAGGCTATGTGATTTCATTGTGCAACTTCTTTTGACAAAACAATGCCACTCATAAAGTTTTTGTGCTGGTTTCCAGGCCTGGAATATGGGGAAATGAAGGTGGCTCATCTGTTACACCATTGTTTCATTGAGCACTTGACTGCATTCAGCTAATCACACTCGAATTCAACTCAACTAGGCCTCATTCTTGACTGCATATAGCTAGTATAACTGAATTTTATGGAACTCGATCACATTCTGTTTCAGAAGAAACTTAGTTCAATGGAAGTTCATTTTCAGGATACATTGATGGTCTTGGGGATGCTGTTGAGCAGGGTCTTGTGAAGGCTGTTGGTGTTTCAAATTACAGTGGTAAGTTCCTAATTCCATCAGTTTGAACTGCGGAAAAGAATTTTAGAGTTTGATAGGTTTGGCTATATactattgtcttttttttcctccaccCTCTCCTCATAACTCCTTTTGCAAAAAGTATTGAAGGCACTTACTACACAGCCCATCTTTAATTGAACATCATGGCTTGCAGTCTTAGATTACTCCTCCTTAACTTGTATATGATGAGATTTTAATTCCTTAATTCAGCGAGCCGACTTCGTGATGCTTACGAGAAGCTTAAGAAAAGAGGTATTCCACTGGCTTCAAATCAAGTGAATTACAGCCTCATTTACAGGGCACCTGAGGAGAATGGTGTGAAGGCAGCCTGTGATGAACTTGGGGTCACTTTGATTGCATATTCTCCAATTGCTCAAGGTGAGGTTCTTATAGCTGTTTCATGCTCTATAATTTTCGTTTGGGTGCTATGTATACAATTGTGAGAATTTTCGGGGCATCTGGCGAGGACTAAAAAGTTGCAGGTTCAAGACCTAAGAAAAGTCAAACTACATGGTGGGCATAAAAGGCTCAAAGGTGACATTATCTctgttatatttgttttcacTGAGAGGTGATAAACCTTTGGAATCTATGCAGGCGTTCTTACAGGAAAGTATACACCAGAAAATCCACCAACTGGTCCTCGAGGCCAGATTTACACTCCCGAGTTTCTAACAAAGGTAGAGacttaaagttaaaaatatacatatcaTCATTAAACCCTACCCTATGGCTGAAGCTCCTTGCGTTCTGCAGCTCCAACCTCTGTTGAACAGAATCAAAGAAATGGGAGACAACTACAGTAAAACTAACACACAGGTCAACTCTTGTTCTTTTAATCTTGTAACCggttcctttttctttcaatcttgtTCAGTAGAAGCTACTTGATTCTTGTTTAGTCATAACTGATCAGtgcttaaaatttttaagtaaGGTTTCGGTCTGTATAGGTGGTATTGAACTGGCTAGTAGCCCAGGAGAATGTGATTCCGATCCCAGGGGCGAAGAATGCTCAACAGGCTGAGGAATTCGCTGGTGCTCTTGGTTGGAGACTTACCAGTGAAGAGATCGATGAGCTGCGCTCCTTGGCGATGGAGATAAAACCTGTAACCGGTTTCCCCGTTGAAAAGTTGTAAATTTGCACAAGTATCAGGAAAAGTAAAATCAGATCATATACAACAAGTTACAATAATGAAGAAATAGACTTTTCTGGTGCCAGTActctaattttcaaaataaatgagcTGATGGTCCCTGCTGATTGCCCTGGAGACGAGGGTACTCGTGTATTTCGTGTTTATTTTTggtattgattaattaatttttaaagtattttttatttaaaaatatattaaaataatatttatttttatttttttaaaatttttttatttttgataacaatataaaaataattaatttaaaataaataaataaataatgtgaCCGCAAAAACAAAGGATTCCGACGGCAGAATTGATAATTGCAAGCAAGAGGTATTTGTGCCAAGGCTTCCAGTTGGTACATTCTTTCTGGGCTACTCGTAAATGTTAATTTCAAGCACCATAAAATTTTCTATTTGTATATCGTATTCTATTAGAGTTTCTTACTAGTCGTGGGATTCGAATTTCAAGTTGTGTCTGTTCTtgcaatttaaattattactacatcaaaatataacatttaatgataattaaattaaataataatttaaaatatattaaaatgaaatatatttacaaTGCTAGCAAATACATCCTGCAACCGTAAAATAGGTTCGATAAGCAAGTATTACATGAATATCATAGGCATGCTTTTAATGCTACATAGTATATGCTCATCCTGATTATCATTTAAATATGAATGCTCAACATGAGTATGTAATAATACTCCTTAAATGTGAAATTACAAtgcttaaaatatattgtaatAAATCATAACATTATCTAATAAGTTTTATATAAGTATTGCAGATTAGGATATGCTTTTCTTGACATACATGGCATCATTGATTTATGTTAGCGGTAAAATTAaggtgtttatatataaaatgaacttATAACCCCAGTTAAAATGGTATCTATAACTTTAAAACATCTCCCAGAATACAGGAACACCTTCCAATTGTTGAGAAAATGCTTATAGGGGATCTGTGGCTATCAGCTGTGCGTTCCTTTCTCTGATTTCCATGTGTGATGTCCTTTTCATGGTGTTCGGACGTTGTTCTTCATGCCTTGATTTGTCACCGATTTTCTTGTCGATCATCGATGGTTGGTCCCCAGATTCTGTCCTCGTCTTTGGTTACTGGCCATGGAGGCCGTAGCTGCAATCTCCAAGCTTTGGGGTCCTAAACTGCACATCTTGTCATGCTAGagggaaggagaaaaaaaaacaaaaaaaaacgggTGGTGATGCTGGGTCgtgtttcatattttttgtaccatttgcagaagaagtcaattttatttttattcccactcataattttgtttatttatttcgtctttttatataaatttcctaagattctttttttttggttgtgatAAGGATTTgcaagaaatatatatagttgtttTAAGGTAAAAATTTGTCATGTCAATTTTTACACATCAAAactaaatttcttttcatttaaatctTAAGTAAGTCATCCACGttcatatttttatgcatttacaagaattattttattataggttcttagaaattgaatttatgaaaaaaaacatgactagTGAGTTCACTTACCAAACATGCTAAGCCTTCACGGGTGAAATTAGTAAAGTGGTTAAGATAATTGTCGAtgtgatgtttttgttttttctttacttgtttGATGATaagggtatttttttaatgtatcacGTTCACGTTGATGTGAGGAATGTGTTTTTaaggtttttctaatttttaaattttctgtcTCGGTTACCTACCATATAAGCtgacatgatatatatatatatatatatatatatatatatatatatatatatatatatattgagtatTTAgcactcaaaatataatttaaatactgaaatagcataaaatgaaatttttagtttattgtGGAAACAAccctaaaatttcaaattaattagtaagtagaaaaatataaaaaagcaagCATAATCAATTGTACAAAACACATACAAAATTTACATGGTTAGGTAATTTAGACCTGCATAAGTaagataattaaagaaatatactatgaaaaaatataaaattacaaagtgTTTCGCTTTTACTCTTTCATCTAAATTCTCAAAGTAActcaaaactcttttttttctctctaaccatcaaaatgtaaaaaataaaagtactcATGAATAAACTTTacctaaaatatattaactttagatttttatataaattaaatacatagatattgtttttcatttggaTCCATAATTAATACAAATCCAACAAGTTATGTAATAAGTATTTCAACAAATAAGTatcttttattgtatttatttgaatatatttttaatatatatacttagAATTTACACTAGGAGTTAGTTTCATTCACTTatgcataatttttaatatgcatgttagaaatgtattttaattttttatacaagtttatatatttgattatcaagtatgataatttttttattataattacaaatttaTCATGATTTGTCTAATATCAATGTAGTAATATTTTGGacaacaatttgtttttctttcttcctctaaGCTAAAGGATCAAGGTACAGGGAAAGTGAGAGAAAGGTTAGTCCCAAGTTTAAGAACACAaggagggaggagagagagagtaatAGTCTGTGCAGATAAGGTACCCTCCTTCAAAATCCAACACCAGCCAATCAAACCATTTGGAACGATTTCCTGATGCCAAATAATTATTGTACTTTGATATCAagtaataattactttttaaattttatttttaatattaatatattaaattaactttaaaaatttttaaaaaattatttaacttaaaaataataaaataattccaagtattttaatacttttaaaacgaggaaaaaaaactagtattcgTTGATGGAGGTGTTTAAGAGGGTAATAATACATAtgatttcaagtgttttttatttataaatatattaaaatatgtttttttaaaaaaatttaaaaagataaaaaaaaaaaattttaaattaaacttacGATGCTCTCCTCCGCGAAATTGTTAGCCAGGCCAAGAAAATATCAAGAAAGTACAGTCACGTCATGTAGTTTTCGCTTGTCTTCTACCGAGCTAGCTTTCAAGTAACTACGAACATCTGCAAGACTTTTTGTTTCTACCAAACTTGTGCTAGTACCTAGCTGGTCTGAAATTTTCAATACTAATTAACTTCAAGTTCTGGTGTCTTGAATATTGGAGAAAACCCTCAATTATGGCTACGGCTATGAATGTGACGAGTGCATGTTTCTATCTTGAAAGTAATAGGAGATCAGTTCATGGTGTGAGGGTTTTTGCTTCAAAGAATTTTTCCGTTTCAAAAACAGAGGAAGACAAGGTGAAGTTGGGTGCGTCTGATTTGAAGGTGTCAAGGCTTGGACTTGGTGCTTGGTCTTGGGGTGACACCGGCTACTGGAACAACTCTGAGTGGGATGGTAATTATTATGAATCAAGATTTTAGATCAAACTAGATGAAACAAGAAATTCAGTCTGgaacttaaaaatttatgtattttattggcTTGTAGACAGAATTACAGTACTTTTTTTGAGATAATTACTGATTACTATATCTAATAGCAAATTCTGTCCTTGTAGAAAAAATTATGGAAGTACTGTGCTGGTTTTTGTTAGCAAATTGATGGCATTGTGTTCAATCAAGCTATAGGAACATAAAGaaattctttgttttcatttatttgccGATTTCAAACTGATGATCCCGGTTTGATATCTTATACATGACGCctacttttatttattaacttcacaaaatcaattttgttctccttttctttcctcttgCTGAACAATGTTAAGAGTTCTCTTCCGCTTTGCAACAATGGCAGATGCGAAAACGAAGGCCGCCAAGTCGGCTTTTGATGTCAGTATTGATGGAGGTATAACTTTGTTTGATACGGCTGAGGTTTATGGCTCTTGGGTGAGGCGTCCATGTTATTCAGTTTTACTGTTTCTCCCTggactgataaaaaaaaaaaacttgtggaTCTGAAAATGTTATCGTTATTGTACTTGCAGCTCTTAAATGGTGCTGTAAACTCTGAAACTCTTCTAGGAAGGTACACTGCTGAGTTCTAATTATAACCTTTCATTGCAAATGGTTTTCAGCTTATTGTTTTTATGATGCGACTTCAATGGTTTCTTGTAGTTTCATCaaggaaaggaaacaaaaagatCCTGAAGTGGAGGTAGCTGTTGCGACCAAGTTTGCAGCTTTGCCATGGAGGCTGGGACGTCAGAGTGTTGTAAGGGCGCTTAAGGACTCCCTCTCTCGCCTTGGACTTTCTTCGGTGGAGCTCTACCAGCTACACTGGTATGCAGTTTCTAACCTggttatttgttaaaatttgagCCTGCAGCTCTTTGGCAAGACATGTTGCTGATCAAGTTTTTTGTGCTGGTCTTCAGGCCTGGAATATGGGGAAATGAAGGTGGCTCATTTGTTGCACCATTGTTCATTGTTCCTGAGTGCATATAGATCGATACAGTAGAATTGAATTCTTATAGAACTCGAATTCTTAATTATTTGGACTCGGAAGAAGCTTGGCTCAATGAAATCAGTTCGTTTTCAGGCTATATTGACGGTCTTGGAGATGCTGTTGAGCAGGGACTGGTGAAGGCTGTAGGTGTTTCAAACTACGATGGTAATTTTCTAATTCCAGCAGTTCAAACTACAAAAAAGATAAACGAGCAGACAACATGCAGTCGTCAATTTCTAATTGAACATGATATGGAAGAGTTTTAGGTTTTTCCTCTTTTAACTCTTAGATGTGATGAGATGTTTTTAATTCCTAAATTCAGAGAGCAAACTCCGTAATGCTTACAAGAAGCTCAAGGAAAGAGGTGTTCCACTGGCTGCAAACCAAGTAAATTACAGCCTTATATACAGGCAGCCTGAGGAAAACGGTGTCAAGGCTGCCTGTGACGAACTTGGGGTCACTTTGATCGCATATTCCCCTATGGCTCAAGGTGAGCTAGCTTCGTATGGTGCTTGTTTCATGCTCTATGGTTTTCACTTCGGTGCCCCATATCTCATACAGTTGAAACGATCTATTTGGCCTTCCAAGTTCTTGTCAATGGAGCAATGAAGCCACTTAATTCTCAGTTTTCTTAGAAAATATTGTATCTAACCACcgttgtttattgtttttagtgagGAGCGATAAGTTATCTTTTTGGGATTTATGCAGGTGTTCTTACAGGAAAGTACACACCAGAAAATCCTCCGTCTGGTCCTCGAGGCAAGATTTACACTCCCGAGTTTCTAACAAAGGTAGGAATTAagaacttaaaatttataaaaattactatGATCATCAAATCCCCATCTACAAAGCTGAAGCATTCTTGCGTTCTGCAGCTTCAACCTCTGctaaaaagaatcaaagaaatAGGACAGAGCTACAGTAAAACTAACACGCAGGTTCATCCTGGTTCCCTAATTCTTTTTCTGAGCTTTTTTCTGAAGAAGCATGACCACCTCCAAATCAGAACGCTTTAATTTAAGCGAGGTTTTGATCTGTATAGGTAATCTTGAACTGGCTGCTTGCACAAGAAAATGTCCTTCCAATCCCAGGAGCCAAAAATGCCCAACAGGCCGAGGAATTTTCCGGTGCGCTTGGTTGGAGACTCACTAGTGAAGAGATCAATGAGCTGCGCTCCCTGGCGCAGGATATAATTCCTCTAGGGTTTGCTCAAACAATAGGGAAATAAGATTACGTCTCAGAAGCTACCCAGTTAGCTGTAGAAGGAGACTTCTTTGTCACGGTTGTCATCTGCATATTGTAATCTTCAGGATAAACTTAACTGCATGTTCAAATCCATGATTAATCCATCAACATGTTTGAAGCAATAAATATATTGCACTGCTACAGATAATGATTATCCATGGAGTCCATttcaaagaaagagaaattAACAGCGATCAAGCAAAAATGATCTTATTGTTTTCTAGGCAGGCGTGAGATTAATCAAATTGCTCCTAGGTGCAGGCATGAGAGTATTGAACAGCTAGAGCTCAGAGAGAAATTACTTCAGGAAAATTAGACAAGGTAATCATGGAAGAACCCTAGGGGCAATTTGAAATTGGACAAAAAGCCATGGGGTGTCAATTAATATTAGACAGATAAAATCAAAGCGACTAAGGATGCCAATAGAAACCCATAAATCGAGTTtctactaaaaagaaaattagatattcatttttcttttgggaTTCGAGTATTTATAATTacctatttattatttaatataaaataaaatagtaagatATATATTAGAAgtgcgtgtgtgtgtattaaattatgaaaacataaaagttaCACACACTTGTattatgtaaatatttgtatatattatattgtattaaataatataaatgttctttttatataattatttaaaaaatattaaatagtattttggtttatttttaattgattttgactATATTCATATCATATCTCATTATAAAagtataacttttcaaaaagatatattcattcaaatcaaataagtTAATTCATCAAGTTGAAATTAAATGTGTATGATTATAGTTTCATTTGAAACCATTTTGactttaaattaacaaataataggaatttaaaaaattaatttttttaattaacatggatatccgggccagcttgccTTACTAATTTCACgggttctaaaattaacaattatataagtttGTAGTGGTCCTGAAGTTTATGAAActtgaattgataatttttaaaaaccagaAATCAATTTGAGGGggtcttttaattaaaaaaaaatctattttttacgACCTCGAACATTTTGACCTCTAGGATAACTTTTTTTTGGATTGTAATTGCAAACACAACCTTTTGCCGACTGTTGCTATGTGGATCAGAATTATCATGGACCATTTATATTTAAGTTTCAAACGCAAATAGAagttcaaattcaaaatttattcgcaataataatatattttttctggtCATCAATGCTTGAAAATCGAGAGAGATGGATTTGTCGAAATGAGTTGCAACTCTTTTGTTTTGATCGAATTGAAGAGATATTATTAAgagttatttgatatatttgattttattgtttggaTGTGATTGAAAGTTAGAGCgctgaaattaaaagataaggaaaaaggcagccctgctatatatatatatatatatgtataaaaggCACCTCCGAATTTTTGCTAAATTTTAccttgggttttttttcaaagtttcttTTTAGCCCCttaagtttgaggatcaaacaTTTTAGACCAAatctttatttcatttcttggtttggtttgagagagaaaaaagataaagttgttgaaaatgaataaaaaaagggtAAATTATGGATTGGCCAAGATttcaatcatgaaaaaaatcattcttgatattaataagttttttttggaCAAGAAAAGTTCCattgagatgtttttttaacttttaatttgcttaaaagaagaagaagaagaaaggaagttACTTGATGGGTATCTTTAGAGGCATTCTTTACTCAATTTATCGGCGTTTCCATTTCTTGTTCTCATATGAAATCTACCCGGACACGGAGAAAACTCACAAAATGAAGAGGCTTTTGGGCCATGATGCCATTCGTGAAATCTTGATATGATTTGTTCTTCTTTCTGTGATACGCAGAAACAAACATAACAAGTATTGTTGACTTCAAAGCTAACCCCACTGGTAATTGTATAGCCCAGAAACCATATAACATCATGATTTATAAACCTTAACT is a genomic window of Populus alba chromosome 5, ASM523922v2, whole genome shotgun sequence containing:
- the LOC118061715 gene encoding uncharacterized oxidoreductase At1g06690, chloroplastic-like, with product MAMAMNVSPCFCVASNRRSGNRVRAVASEDLVFSKIKNDKVKLGGSDLEVTRLGIGAWSWGDTSYWNNFEWDDRKMKAAKAAFDTSVDCGITFFDTAEVYGSRFSFGAINSETLLGRFIKERKVKDPEVEVAVATKYAALPWRLGRQSVLTALKDSLNRLGLSSVELYQLHWPGIWGNEGYIDGLGDAVEQGLVKAVGVSNYSASRLRDAYEKLKKRGIPLASNQVNYSLIYRAPEENGVKAACDELGVTLIAYSPIAQGVLTGKYTPENPPTGPRGQIYTPEFLTKLQPLLNRIKEMGDNYSKTNTQVVLNWLVAQENVIPIPGAKNAQQAEEFAGALGWRLTSEEIDELRSLAMEIKPVTGFPVEKL
- the LOC118061714 gene encoding uncharacterized oxidoreductase At1g06690, chloroplastic-like, with translation MATAMNVTSACFYLESNRRSVHGVRVFASKNFSVSKTEEDKVKLGASDLKVSRLGLGAWSWGDTGYWNNSEWDDAKTKAAKSAFDVSIDGGITLFDTAEVYGSWLLNGAVNSETLLGSFIKERKQKDPEVEVAVATKFAALPWRLGRQSVVRALKDSLSRLGLSSVELYQLHWPGIWGNEGYIDGLGDAVEQGLVKAVGVSNYDESKLRNAYKKLKERGVPLAANQVNYSLIYRQPEENGVKAACDELGVTLIAYSPMAQGVLTGKYTPENPPSGPRGKIYTPEFLTKLQPLLKRIKEIGQSYSKTNTQVILNWLLAQENVLPIPGAKNAQQAEEFSGALGWRLTSEEINELRSLAQDIIPLGFAQTIGK